In Nisaea acidiphila, the DNA window GGGGCCGCTTCCTTCCGGTTGGAACAAACCTCTGTCAGATCATTTGGGACATGACGGCGATCATCGCAAGCATCCATTTCCGGCGTTCGAAATCGCTCCGGATTCGGTTGAAAACACCTTCTGTGTTCATTATTTCTGCTCTGAAGCATTTTTTGACCTTCGGCTCGTTGGGAGTGAGACATGGAATTGGATCGCAGACATCTGACAGCCGCCGAGGCGGAGGCCGCACAAATCGACGTCGGCCTGCGCAACTACATGCTCGGCGTCTACAACCACATGACGATCGGCCTCGCGCTGACCGGCTTCTTCGCGCTCGGGACCAAGATCCTTGCGATGAGTTCGCCGGCATTCGCGCAGCTGATTTTCGCCTCACCGCTGAAATGGGTGATCATGCTGGCGCCGCTCGGCATGGTGTTCTTCCTCGCGGCCCGCATCCAGTCGATGCAGGCCGCAACCGCACGGACGACCTTCTTTGTCTATGCCGGCGTGATGGGCGTCAGTATGGCCAGCATTTTCTTCGTCTTCACGGGCGAGAGCATCGTGCGCGTGTTTTTCATCACCGCCGCCGCTTTCGCCGGTCTCAGCCTCTTCGGCTATACGACGAAGCGCAGCCTCTCCGGCATGGGCTCGTTCCTGTTCATGGGCCTGATCGGCATCCTGATCGCCAGTGTCGTGAACATCTTCATGGCCTCGACCATGCTGCAGTTCATGATCTCGGCCGGTGGTGTGCTGGTCTTTGCCGGGCTGACCGCCTACGACACCCAGAACATCAAGAACATGTATCTGGAGTCCGACGGGCACGAGGTTGCTACAAAGAAGTCGGTCATGGGCGCGCTTCAGCTCTATCTCGATTTCATCATGATGTTCCAGTACCTCCTTATGCTCTTCGGCAATCGCGAATAACCTGTAGCAGATACGAAATGGAAGGGGCCGCCCGGGATGCCGGAGCGGCCCTTTTCCTTGTTTGCGGCAATTCACCGAAATGCCGTTAACCGCTCCTAAAGATTAATTTATATATAAAGCCGTGACGTCCGGTCGGCCGGGCGAAAGCGCATAGGTTGAGTTAAAGGCGCGCAGGCGATGGCGGTTCAGACACTTTACGAGGTCCACACTCTCAAGGGCGGCAACTGGGCGGTCGATTCGACCTATCCGGACCGTGACGGCGCGATCGAGGTCGCGAAGTCCCTGCATGGCGAGAAGCAGTTCCAGGCCGTTAAGGTGGTCAAGGACACCTACGACCCGGCCACCGGTCAGGGTAAGGAAATCGTCGTCTTCGACACCACTTCGAAGGTGAACCGGGACAAGCCCGCTCCGGCCGCGGCGCCGCAGGCGGCCGCTCCGACACCGCCGGGCGCGGCCGCCGTGTTGAACCCGTCCCCGGCGCAGAAGCGCTCGCAGAAAGGCAAGAACACCAAGAGCGACTACGCCATGGCGATCAAGGTCTCGGCGCTCCTGGTGCTTATCCTCGCCGGCGGTCTCGGCGCGATCTTCCTGCTGCATAACGCGGGCGGGTTCTTCCAGAAAATGTTCTGATCAGGGCCAGCGGCGATTGATCCGTTGCATGCCGATCGCGGTGAAATGCTCGTCGAAATCGGTCGGCGGTCCCGCGATCTCGTGGATCAGTCTGACCAGTCCGTAGCGCGTCACCGGGATTTCCATGCCGTCTTCGGTCCATTCCGGGGGCAGCGGCAGCAGACAGCGGTTGCGGCCGACATTGACGATGATGTCCCGAAACGCCAGCCGACCTTCCCAGTAGCAGTCGAGGAGATGCGTGCGGGCATTCTCCGCCGCATAGGGGTTGGGTGCGGGCACGTGGTAGTTTGCCGTTTCCACCATGCCGTATCCGAGCGTGATGCGGATGTCCTTCTTGTAGGTCAGGTGCAGTTTGTGCTGGTCGGCCGCAAGGCCGGTTTCCTCGCCCTTGGCGTTGGTGCGCGTTACGAAGCGGTGACGGAATGTCGGGCGCAGGATCGGGCCCCAGTCGGCGATTTCGCTACCGGAGATCCGTTTCACGAGGTCCTGCAGGTTCATGCGTGCTTATCCATCGAGGCGGGCATCGGAGGGATCGCGGAGGGGCCATTCCGGAATTTCCCGGCCGGTCGCCTCCTTCAGCACGGTGCGGGCATTGTCGAGGATCATGCGGGCGCGGGTAACCAGGCGCTCCGAGCCGAGGATCGCGTCGGCAATCTCGGGCTGCGAGACCAGCAGCAGGACTTCGTCCAGGCACTCCGAAAGATCCGCGGAGGCGGCGATGATCTGAGCGTTGCCCTGGCGTTCCGTCGCCTCTCCCGTCCAGCTGACAGTGCCGATCTGGCTCGGGGCCGCACCGCGCGCATAAGACCAGATCTCGCCGCTCTGGTTCATCCGCCATGGGCCGGGTGTGTATTTCGGCATCTCGGTCTCCCTCGCGTCTGTCGCCGCCAGCTTACCCCCGCTTCCGGCCGGAGAGAATCCCGGAGGCACCCAGGACCACGAGTGTCGCGCGCCGGGATTCTCAAGACGGCGAAGCTTTGCTATGATTCTACAAGATATTGTAGTTCCGTTGAGGACGATTATGAAATCTCTCTATATCTGCGCCCTTCTTCTGCCGGTGCTGACGCTCGGCGGCTGCGGTCTGGGCGACCTCTTCGGAAGCGGGACGGAGGACATGCGTGTCCGTGGTCTGGTCCGCGACGAGCTTGACCGGGTCGAGATGGAGCGTGGCCAGCGGAGGCGGGAATATATCGATGAACGGATCGCGAAGGAGGTCGCGGCGCAGGATACGGGCGCGGCGCGGCTGACCGCTCTTGAGTCGAGGCTAGGCGAATTGCAGACGGATCTCAGTATCGTGTCGCGCAAGGTCGAGAAGCGCATCGAGCTCGGTGAGGAGAGCGCTCCGACCGCCGGGCGGAGCGCAGCCGTTGGGAGAGGGGGAGCCGTCGATAAGGAAGAGCTCGACGCGCTCCGGGGCGATGTCGATGCGGCGCTCCGGGCCGTAAGCAAACTCGGCGCAGACCTCGAAAGCCGCGACGCGCAGGGCAACGCCCGGTTCGAGCGTCTGGAACTGCGGACCAGCCAGCTGGACTGGCCGCGGGACTCCGGCGCCCAGGGCCTCCATCTTGCTTCTTACCGCACCCATGACGCGGCGCTTGCCGGCTGGGAAGTGATGCGCACGCAGTTCCCGGAACTGCTGGCGGATCAGGAACCCGTTCTGGTGGAGGTTCCGACGGTTGCAGGACTCTTCGTTCGATTGATGGTCGGCCCGGGTGCGTCGAGAGATTGGCTGCTGCGTGCACGTAACGAGATCCGCGAAAGCGGCGAATACGCGATGATCATGCCGATGCCCGGAAGCAGGGTGCCGCCAGCAAAAATCATGGAAATCCCGAAGGCGCCGAAGAAACTCGTCCCCGGCTCGTGACGCCGTTTCGGAATGCTTTCTTTTGGGAAGTGGTGCCGCAGAAGGGACTCGAACCCCCGACCCCATCATTACGAATGACGTGCTCTACCAACTGAGCTACTGCGGCATTCCCTGCGCGGGAACGGCTACTTAAGACGTCCCGGCCCTCGGCGCAAGGGAAAATCGGACAGCTATTGCCTCGGACCTGCCCTCCGGAGAGCGCGACTCAGTTGTGATATCGGTTGGCGATCCGCCTTTCTGTCTCGGCAAGGGCATTCAGGCCCGGCAGGATTTCGGATTCCAGGAATTCGAGCCGCCGCTGGTGCGATCCGCCGCGGGTGCTGAAGCGCTCGGTCCAAAGATTGAACTTCACCACCAGGCCGCATAGCACTGAGCCTGTTGAGGCGTGCTGATCGGTGATTTGCGAGCGCAGCCGGTGGAAGGAGTCCGCCGTCGGGTTTTCCCAGAACTCGTCCGAGCTCTGATCGAAATAGGTGAAACGCTGCCGCACTGATTCGACAATCTCCTGAAGCGCCTGAAGTCCCTTTGCAACCCGGATTTGCAGCGCCGGATTGTCTCGCGCCATGGGGGAACGGAGAAATTC includes these proteins:
- a CDS encoding Bax inhibitor-1/YccA family protein produces the protein MELDRRHLTAAEAEAAQIDVGLRNYMLGVYNHMTIGLALTGFFALGTKILAMSSPAFAQLIFASPLKWVIMLAPLGMVFFLAARIQSMQAATARTTFFVYAGVMGVSMASIFFVFTGESIVRVFFITAAAFAGLSLFGYTTKRSLSGMGSFLFMGLIGILIASVVNIFMASTMLQFMISAGGVLVFAGLTAYDTQNIKNMYLESDGHEVATKKSVMGALQLYLDFIMMFQYLLMLFGNRE